The window GCGGTCTACGCATCGACTATAAATACATTTAATGAAGATATAATTTACGCAAGATCAATCGCCAACACAGATGCAGGCTGGGTAGTGAGGATATGGAGCCAATCGCACAAACAGTTTCAGTGCTTGGAACTCAATAAAGTTTATAAATGCGAACAGCTCCAGAACCAAACTTTCGAAATCCCGAAAGACCTTATCTGGGACAATCATGTTAACTTGATTATAAGGGCTCATCGAGATTTGGATGATAAAATGAAATCAATCTACGAAAGGAATTCGTTAATGGGAGAGCGTGAACGGGTATTTACCCTCAGAGCTCCATTATCCAAATATTTTATCAATTTTCATCGCATAGCCATTGATCCAAAAATAAACAAACCCCCGGAATACCTGGGAGAACTAGTAAACTATATAGATATTAAAGATGACATTCATTTGTAGTCACATCAATCAGAGCTGAATTTGCATGTGTAAAAAAACAAGGTACGAAAATTGAAAGAGTCGAAAGTATTCTCTTTTTTTTCTGGTAGCGGATTTCTCGACTTTGGTTTTGAAAAGGCCGGGTTTGAGATCGTATTCGTGAATGAAATTTTCAAACCGTTTCTTGATGCCTATAAGTACACACGGAATAACAAAATCCCAGAGTTCGGATACTCCGATACATGTATCGAATCTATCTTGGAGTCAGAGGATGTTATTGAAACGCTAAAATCAAACCTTAGAAAATGTAAGAGAAATGGATTTCATACCGGCTTTATCGGTGGACCTCCCTGCCCCGATTTTTCCAATGCCGGGAAGCACAAGGGTTTCAAGGGAGAGAATGGTCGACTAACAAACGTATATTTTGACCTGATAACCGAGTGCGAGCCAGATTGGTTTTTATTCGAAAATGTCGAAGGATTGTTTAAAACGAAAAAGCATCGCGAATTCTTCGACAAGCTAATGGAAAAAACTAAAAGTAAAGGCTACATAATCAATTATGACGTCGTTAACGCGCTAGAGTTTGGCGTTCCGCAGGATAGGGAGAGAGTATTATTTTTTGGTATTAAACGAACACTGGCAAGAAAGGATGCAATCGAAAACCCTGACACAGAAACTTTGTATAAAAGCTATCATGAAATTAAATCCCTAAACACCAGAGCATATGCCAAATTTTCTCTAAATGAGATTAGGAAAACTAGCTGGCCGAGCACAAGAGATTTTACTGGTTACGCAGGTTTATCATCTCCCGAAGGAATTATTGAAAAACTAACTGTTGAACACTGGTTTCAAAATAATCAAGTGGAGAGTCATCCAAATTCAAAACACCATTTTAAACCAACAGTCGGGAATAATAGGTTTTTTGAAATCAAAGAAGGTTGTGTTTCTGGTAAGTCTTATAAAAGACTACACAGATGGCGATATTCGCCCACAGCAGCATATGGCAACAATGAGGTGCACCTACATCCTTATAGGGCAAGAAGAATATCTGCTGCAGAATCGCTTGCTATTCAATCAATGCCTAGGTCCTTCGCATTGCCAGAAGCCATGTCTTTAACAAACATGTTTAAAACAATTGGCAACGGAGTCCCTTTCCTAATGGCAAATTCGGTCGCGAAAAGTATTAAAAATTATTTACGCTTCATTCAGGAATAGCCTTCCAAATTAAAATACCCAATTCCAGGCTCCGCCTCGGAGCCAATCAACAACCCCCGATCCAGAAACCGGTTGAAATGTTCACAAGCAGTTTCTGGTAACAAGCCGCAGCTATGGCACGATGCTAAATTACAGTTATCAGGACCTTGGCCCACTTTAGAGCCAACTTCCATACAAACAGGATCAGCCGAACACCACATCGCTTTGTTCAACGCGTTTTTTAAAATACCACCCAAAAATTTTGGGTTTCCTAGCTTCACCAATCCACCTAATGTTCCGTCGGCATCACCCGCAGCAGTGTAAATGGCCAAGCCTTGCATATCTAATTCACTAGAGACATAAAGCCGTTCGCGCAAGGATGCTGAACTATATCCAGCTTCGTACGTTAGCTGATTGATAAGAATGTGTGCCAAAGTATGAAGCAAGATAAACCTGGGTGAAATAGCGG of the Teredinibacter turnerae T7901 genome contains:
- a CDS encoding DNA cytosine methyltransferase translates to MKESKVFSFFSGSGFLDFGFEKAGFEIVFVNEIFKPFLDAYKYTRNNKIPEFGYSDTCIESILESEDVIETLKSNLRKCKRNGFHTGFIGGPPCPDFSNAGKHKGFKGENGRLTNVYFDLITECEPDWFLFENVEGLFKTKKHREFFDKLMEKTKSKGYIINYDVVNALEFGVPQDRERVLFFGIKRTLARKDAIENPDTETLYKSYHEIKSLNTRAYAKFSLNEIRKTSWPSTRDFTGYAGLSSPEGIIEKLTVEHWFQNNQVESHPNSKHHFKPTVGNNRFFEIKEGCVSGKSYKRLHRWRYSPTAAYGNNEVHLHPYRARRISAAESLAIQSMPRSFALPEAMSLTNMFKTIGNGVPFLMANSVAKSIKNYLRFIQE